The Thermodesulfobacteriota bacterium genome contains a region encoding:
- a CDS encoding TetR/AcrR family transcriptional regulator: MSGVTTKENLLDTAERLFAERGVKETSVRDITKAAGSHLASVNYHFSTKYGLIRAVISRRIEPLKKRRFELLDSYEAEAGDNPVPVEKIIYALVAPGMELYLENPHFLRFAGRMVSDPDKEIRRIFVSELDPVFFRVKDLLKRVLPETPEAEIMWRIHFTIGAMVHTWTNHFDLELRSGGVCNITNEKEIIDRIVSFCAAGIRAPLNKQLGAV, encoded by the coding sequence TGGAGTAACTACGAAAGAGAATCTTTTAGATACTGCAGAACGATTGTTCGCAGAGAGGGGAGTCAAAGAGACATCCGTAAGGGATATCACTAAAGCCGCAGGGTCTCATTTGGCTTCGGTTAATTATCACTTTAGTACAAAGTATGGACTGATTCGAGCCGTTATTTCCAGGAGAATAGAGCCCCTGAAGAAGAGACGCTTCGAACTCTTGGATTCATATGAGGCAGAGGCGGGCGATAATCCTGTGCCCGTTGAAAAGATTATTTATGCACTTGTTGCCCCGGGCATGGAGCTTTATCTGGAAAACCCTCATTTTCTCCGTTTCGCAGGACGTATGGTATCCGATCCTGATAAGGAGATTCGGCGAATCTTTGTGTCTGAGCTGGATCCGGTCTTTTTCAGGGTTAAGGATTTATTGAAAAGGGTGCTACCAGAAACGCCCGAGGCCGAGATTATGTGGAGAATACATTTCACGATTGGAGCGATGGTCCATACATGGACAAACCATTTCGATCTAGAATTGCGATCGGGCGGTGTCTGTAATATCACGAACGAGAAGGAAATTATTGATCGAATTGTGAGTTTTTGCGCTGCCGGGATTAGGGCACCGCTGAATAAACAATTGGGAGCTGTATGA
- a CDS encoding sigma-70 family RNA polymerase sigma factor → MLRDTKLGEIFDEIAKIQFDSFDEEFSSFESDVDIKSESEIDFETFDRMERTEKGDGFANNDLRLINAYFKEVGTVPLLSHKKELEVAAKIKKCEEMAEGVKRLIRKEYGRNIDAARIPQESMSFSGTGSSHSEGYPCSKKLVRLFKLLEVFSKKAIQYRNGFINANLRLVASIAKKYEGRGVPFLDLLQEGNLGLITAVMKFDYKKGYRFSTYACWWITQAMTRAIYCQTRTVKIPAYVLEKSGRIREARARLEKRIGRRPIAEDIAREVDMSVKAVSRALKASENVLCLDSPVIGREGTTFMDIFKDQEFRPPDSLIAKALVPKSVDDALKVLDSREREIIKMRFGIGFDTNYTLEKIGIRLNLTKERVRQIERHALRRLRRSKSANTLRSLIEA, encoded by the coding sequence ATGTTACGAGATACTAAATTAGGGGAAATTTTCGATGAAATTGCCAAGATCCAGTTTGATTCATTTGATGAAGAATTTTCATCCTTCGAATCCGATGTAGATATCAAGAGTGAGTCTGAGATCGATTTTGAAACGTTTGATAGGATGGAAAGAACAGAGAAAGGAGATGGATTCGCAAATAATGATCTCAGACTTATAAATGCGTATTTTAAAGAAGTTGGCACAGTGCCCCTGCTCAGCCATAAAAAGGAGCTTGAAGTCGCCGCTAAGATCAAGAAATGTGAAGAGATGGCTGAAGGGGTCAAACGTCTGATACGGAAAGAATATGGCAGAAACATTGATGCCGCGAGAATTCCTCAGGAATCAATGTCTTTTTCTGGTACCGGCTCAAGCCACTCTGAAGGTTACCCTTGTTCAAAAAAGCTCGTGAGATTATTTAAGCTGTTGGAGGTTTTTTCAAAAAAAGCCATTCAATACAGAAATGGATTTATTAATGCAAACCTGAGGCTTGTAGCAAGTATTGCAAAGAAATACGAAGGGCGGGGTGTTCCATTTCTTGATTTGCTTCAAGAGGGAAACCTCGGCCTTATAACCGCGGTTATGAAATTTGATTATAAGAAGGGCTACAGGTTTTCCACTTATGCGTGTTGGTGGATAACACAGGCCATGACCAGAGCTATCTACTGTCAGACACGAACGGTGAAGATACCTGCCTATGTATTAGAAAAATCCGGAAGGATTAGAGAAGCGCGAGCTCGACTTGAGAAGAGAATTGGAAGGAGGCCAATTGCTGAAGATATTGCAAGAGAAGTAGATATGTCCGTGAAGGCTGTAAGCAGAGCACTGAAGGCAAGTGAAAACGTGCTTTGCCTTGATTCACCTGTTATAGGGCGTGAAGGCACGACATTCATGGATATTTTTAAAGATCAAGAATTCCGTCCCCCTGATTCTCTGATTGCTAAAGCTCTGGTCCCAAAGAGTGTTGACGATGCGCTTAAGGTGCTCGATAGCAGAGAAAGGGAGATTATCAAGATGAGGTTTGGGATAGGTTTTGACACTAATTATACATTGGAGAAAATAGGAATAAGACTAAACTTAACAAAAGAACGGGTAAGGCAAATTGAGAGACATGCGCTCAGAAGGCTTAGAAGGTCAAAATCGGCCAACACGCTAAGGAGTTTGATTGAAGCCTGA
- the mtgA gene encoding monofunctional biosynthetic peptidoglycan transglycosylase: MKKLVKNISRFILKIILLLLIITTSWVLLYRYVNPPITPLMVIRYLESDGQSRRILKTWKDYDSISDNMALAVVASEDQKFFEHHGFDFNAIRGAAINNISDDRVKGASTITQQVAKNVFLWPERSWLRKGAEAYFTVLIETFWSKKRILEVYLNVVEMGKGIYGAERASRVYFDKPSAKLTKDEAALLAAILPSPRRMSPVSPSSYVNNRRQWIRDQMDNIGNLNILTKDP, translated from the coding sequence ATGAAAAAGCTCGTCAAGAATATTTCTCGATTCATATTGAAAATCATTCTACTTCTCCTCATCATCACGACCTCTTGGGTTCTTCTTTACAGGTATGTAAACCCACCCATCACGCCTTTAATGGTGATACGGTATCTTGAAAGCGACGGTCAAAGTAGAAGAATCCTTAAGACCTGGAAGGACTATGATTCAATTTCAGACAACATGGCGCTGGCAGTAGTAGCTTCTGAAGATCAGAAATTTTTCGAACACCACGGTTTTGATTTCAATGCCATCAGGGGGGCGGCAATCAATAACATAAGCGATGATAGGGTTAAAGGCGCCAGCACGATAACTCAACAGGTAGCAAAAAATGTATTCCTCTGGCCAGAACGTTCCTGGCTTCGAAAGGGGGCAGAAGCCTATTTCACGGTCTTGATTGAGACATTCTGGAGTAAGAAACGAATACTTGAGGTGTATCTCAACGTAGTTGAGATGGGAAAAGGTATATATGGGGCCGAAAGGGCATCACGGGTTTACTTTGACAAGCCATCTGCCAAACTCACAAAAGATGAAGCGGCACTATTAGCCGCTATCCTGCCAAGCCCGCGCAGAATGTCTCCTGTTAGTCCCTCTTCGTATGTGAACAACAGGCGACAATGGATAAGGGATCAGATGGATAACATCGGAAATCTCAATATACTTACCAAGGATCCGTAA